ACATCAACATCACCAGTCACTTCTGCTGCTGAATCCCCCAATAGACCGAGGACGGCCATACCTAAAGTGGTCTTGCCAGAGCCTGACTCACCGATCACGCCAATCGTTTGTCCTTGCTTTAGCGCAAAACTCACTTTTTTAAGGACCTTATGAGACGGAGCCTTTTTAAGCCAAGAGGTGGACTCAGAGCTTGGGTAAGCAACCGATAACTCTTCAGTTTTCAGCAGCACTGGGGCTAATGGCATAAGCGGTGCCAAGTCACGAACGGGTTCACTATTGACTAAGGCGCGGGTGTACGGATCTTCTGGATGCTCAAAGACCTGTTTAGTAGGGCCGGTTTCCATCAAGACGCCTTGATTGAGAACTGCCACTCGCTGCGCAAAATGTTTCACCATGTTCAGATCATGCGTAATTAACAGAATACCCATGCCGCCATCGCTTTTAGATTCTTCTTGCAGCTCTTTTAATAAATCCAAAATCTGCAAACGCAAACTCACATCCAATGCCGTAGTCGGCTCATCCGCAATGAGAAGTCTTGGCTTACATGCCAGCGCCATTGCAATCATGGCGCGCTGTCTTTGACCACCGGAAAGCTGATGGGGATAGGAGTGAAAGCGACGTTCAGGCTCCGGGATGCCGGTCTTACGAAGCAAATCAATCGCAGCATCAATCGAATCCGCCTTAGAAATTAAAGGCTGATAGATTTGTACCGCTTCGATAATTTGATTGCCTACAGTAAACAATGGGTTTAGCGCAGTCATGGGCTCCTGAAATACCATGGCGATTTCACGACCACGAATTTCCCGAATATCTTGTATCGACATTGAGAGCAAATCGACTGTGCCCTTCCCGTCTTTCTTGTTCCACAGAATCTTTCCGGAAACTTTGGCGCCTTCAGG
The window above is part of the Polynucleobacter sp. AP-Kolm-20A-A1 genome. Proteins encoded here:
- a CDS encoding ABC transporter ATP-binding protein — translated: MSLLRYEDLSISFGTGRREKFAVNHLDLEVGIGERVALVGESGSGKTLTALAPLRLEPEGAKVSGKILWNKKDGKGTVDLLSMSIQDIREIRGREIAMVFQEPMTALNPLFTVGNQIIEAVQIYQPLISKADSIDAAIDLLRKTGIPEPERRFHSYPHQLSGGQRQRAMIAMALACKPRLLIADEPTTALDVSLRLQILDLLKELQEESKSDGGMGILLITHDLNMVKHFAQRVAVLNQGVLMETGPTKQVFEHPEDPYTRALVNSEPVRDLAPLMPLAPVLLKTEELSVAYPSSESTSWLKKAPSHKVLKKVSFALKQGQTIGVIGESGSGKTTLGMAVLGLLGDSAAEVTGDVDVLGSDWQKLKPVERRAMRSSLQVIFQDPFGSLSPRMNVLQIVSEGLDVHFPNLSAAERESRVVDMLKEVGLDRSALLRYPHEFSGGQRQRIAIARALILRPQILVLDEPTSALDVSIQKQVLALLTELQKKYNLAYLMISHDLAVIRAMSHEVMVLKGGKVVEFGDTETLIKHPRQVYTKELFAAAELT